The Saliniradius amylolyticus DNA segment TCAGAGGGTCATGGGTCGCCATGTACTCCAGACTGAGATTGGTTTCCTTACGTTCGGTGATGTCGAAGACCGTGCCGAACAGGTAATCTTCATTGTGCTCGTGGCGCAATTGTACCGAAATCGAAAACCAAAAATGGGAACCATCCCGACGTACACCCTCGATTTCCTTGCCCAGCACCACGCCGGATTGCCGCAGCTCTTCCACCAGCGCCAGACGATCTTTCTCATGCGCGTAAAACTGCGCCGTCGTCTGACATTCGGCCAGCATCTGCTGCTCATTTTCATAACCAAACACCTTACACATAGCAGGGTTAGTAGTGACCAACTTACCGCTTAGCGTCGATGTATAGAGGCCTTCGGCCGAGTTTCGAAACAAGTTGTAAAAGCGCCGAAGATCCCGAATCGTATCAGACTGCTGTTGATGACGACTGCGTTGCTGAGCACGCTCGTGCTCTTCCACTGCAAAAGCGATCAGCAATAAGCCCAACAGCAACAACAAGGTCAGGTAAAGACTGGTTTGTGGCTCTAACGCCAGCCCAGTGACATACAAAGAAGTCTGCGCCAGGCCCATCAAGGTGATCATCGACCAGCCGATGGCATAAAACAGATTGGGGCGACCATCCTCACGGTTGCTATACGCCAGTGCTACACCCCATTGCACAACAATGGCCGCACCAGCCAGACCAATGGCAAACACCAACTGCCAGTATTCGTTAAACAGCAGAGTATTGACCACCAACAGGATGGCCATCAGGTACGAGATAAAGCGCCAGTACTGGGGAACCTGTTTTAGCATCAGATGGGCCACTTTCGCCGACGAGAATAACGCTCCCGCCACCAACAGCAAACTGACATCCTCGACAAACGTTGAAACCCCGGTCAGTTGAGACAGTATCCCTTCAATATTCAGAAACAGCAGCAAGAAGCTCAGTGAAGACAGCGAAAACCAGAAACGCACCGAGCTGCGCACCGCCACATAGCTAAGCAGGAAGTAACAGGTCATGATAAAGAGCGCACCGCCGATAAGGCCGATTAGCGCTAAATTTAACTGACCTTGGGTGAGCATGTCTGAGTAACTGATCAGCCGCAGAGGCACTACCAGGGGGCCATCGTCCTTAATGCGAAAATACAGGCTTCGCTTGTCTCCCGGCTCTAAATCCAGAGCCAGAATGTAAAACCGGTGGCTGATCCCACGGCTGTCGAAACGACGTTCGGCGCCGGTAACCACATTTTGCAATATGCGCTGCTGTTCATCGAGCAGCAATAAATCCAGTTCATCCACCGTTGGATTCGCGAACATAAAGGCGAAGTGCGACTCTGAGCCTCCTAACCGCTGCACCACCACACGGCCCCATAACGCCTCTTGAGGAGTCAGGGGGGCGATGTCCAATTCTTTCTGCCACTGCTGACTATGCCGCACATCCGACAGTCGGGCTGAACGATGGGCTCGCAGGTATTGCACATGCTGTTGCACTTCATCGCCCTCTAATCCGGACTCGATGACCAATGGCTCAACGCCATGACCGGCCAGCACTGGGCTGACCATCAGCAACAACAAAATTACTCCTACGAGTCGTCCCATCACTGTCTTATTCTCCGTATAGCCTGCTGCAGCATTGCCAGATCCTCAGGGGCGGTCACCACCCGACCCGCTTCTATCCAGATCGCCTCTACCAACTGCTCGGCGAACAATACGTAATCGGTGTCCTGCCAGCGAAACTGCCATTGCCAACGGTCGACACCACAGTCAAAACTCATTATTTCCGCCCCTAAGTCGCTGAGCAAGCGCTGAACGGCCTCTTGCCAGCCCGAACCGAAACCTTGGGGCAGCGCCAGTTCCAGAGCCTGAGTATCACAGTGCTTTACTTTTATTTGCCGCATGGTTTGGCTAGCCCTTTGCTCCACTGCCAGGCAGAGCGGACCTTATCTTCAGAATCAGGTTGTTCATCATAGGGGTTTTAACGCACTTTTAATAGCCACCG contains these protein-coding regions:
- a CDS encoding EAL domain-containing protein; this encodes MGRLVGVILLLLMVSPVLAGHGVEPLVIESGLEGDEVQQHVQYLRAHRSARLSDVRHSQQWQKELDIAPLTPQEALWGRVVVQRLGGSESHFAFMFANPTVDELDLLLLDEQQRILQNVVTGAERRFDSRGISHRFYILALDLEPGDKRSLYFRIKDDGPLVVPLRLISYSDMLTQGQLNLALIGLIGGALFIMTCYFLLSYVAVRSSVRFWFSLSSLSFLLLFLNIEGILSQLTGVSTFVEDVSLLLVAGALFSSAKVAHLMLKQVPQYWRFISYLMAILLVVNTLLFNEYWQLVFAIGLAGAAIVVQWGVALAYSNREDGRPNLFYAIGWSMITLMGLAQTSLYVTGLALEPQTSLYLTLLLLLGLLLIAFAVEEHERAQQRSRHQQQSDTIRDLRRFYNLFRNSAEGLYTSTLSGKLVTTNPAMCKVFGYENEQQMLAECQTTAQFYAHEKDRLALVEELRQSGVVLGKEIEGVRRDGSHFWFSISVQLRHEHNEDYLFGTVFDITERKETNLSLEYMATHDPLTGVFNRREFERRLRSDLDEARGKGMPLTLIYMDLDQFKVVNDTCGHKAGDILIKQLSNQLNDVVEGHGLLARLGGDEFGVLLVGDEASEDSAYILANRLMTVVQEFRFVWEGRIFTLGISLGLVPHHEQIHTPEQLLSMADSACYMAKEQGRNQIHTYSREDEQIQRYETELHWVSLINEALEDDNFELFYQHYHPLNDLAHGHYYEILLRMNTKEGLGSPASFLPAAERYNLTAQVDRWVIEHFFRWLSDNPQHLAHLERANINLSGQSLGDKELRLFVLNAFEKYGIPYRKICFEITESMAIIKMDETLQFIRTFRKLGCTFALDDFGSGFSSYGYLKNLPVNYVKIDGSFVKDMLTDKVDMAMVRSIQEVAKAMDMETVAEFVETKDIMAELGKMGVDYAQGYGVAKPRSLKQFEPLIYPKQ
- a CDS encoding DUF3630 family protein: MRQIKVKHCDTQALELALPQGFGSGWQEAVQRLLSDLGAEIMSFDCGVDRWQWQFRWQDTDYVLFAEQLVEAIWIEAGRVVTAPEDLAMLQQAIRRIRQ